From a region of the Daphnia pulicaria isolate SC F1-1A chromosome 1, SC_F0-13Bv2, whole genome shotgun sequence genome:
- the LOC124321110 gene encoding chymotrypsin-like elastase family member 2A — MDGLIHTDSKVSSLNAAGVVPHRQLADVGEQQGVNQIDIGLKQGLTTATTTIPLTTPAIQCGLGPATMPAARSSISERLAGGVNAKKNAWPFTVLVAISIGLGQQPCSGVLISDTKVLLAAQCLERLPLFYTMLMTVSVGMHSINPFDAPMTRRVSNIVLHGQFNAATFANDIAIITLDAPVVLSRTVAPVCLPPASADPDQYVDQDAIVLGRDAENWGQVVAAFISIASNSAAVLYTVL; from the exons ATGGATGGCCTTATTCATACGGACAGCAAAGTCTCATCACTCAATGCAGCAGGTGTCGTGCCTCATAGGCAGCTTGCCGACGTTGGTGAACAGCAAGGGGTAAACCAAATAGACATAGGCCTAAAACAAGGTCTCACGACAGCAACGACGACGATACCACTAACAACTCCAGCGATTCAGTGCGGCCTTGGACCAGCCACCATGCCCGCAGCACGGTCATCGATCAGTGAAAGACTCGCAGGCGGAGTAAATGCCAAAAAGAACGCTTGGCCTTTCACG GTATTAGTTGCCATTAGTATTGGACTTGGCCAGCAACCGTGTTCTGGAGTTTTGATTAGTGACACTAAAGTGCTATTAGCAGCTCAGTGCCTGGAACG ATTGCCTTTATTTTACACGATGCTCATGACCGTTTCGGTTGGGATGCATTCAATAAACCCGTTCGACGCCCCAATGACGAGGAGAGTCAGTAATATTGTTCTTCACGGCCAATTCAATGCTGCCACCTTT GCCAATGACATAGCCATCATTACTTTGGACGCGCCTGTGGTTTTATCCAGGACAGTTGCACCTGTTTGTTTGCCACCTGCCAGTGCAGACCCCGACCAATACGTCGACCAAGATGCGATTGTTTTGG GGAGGGATGCAGAAAACTGGGGCCAAGTTGTGGCTGCATTTATTTCCATAGCTAGCAACAGCGCT GCTGTTCTTTATACTGTTCTATAG
- the LOC124320969 gene encoding 40S ribosomal protein S6-like gives MDLAGILVPVFAMIFSNEQSAQQSVMVIEAKMKISFPYVSPKATVVFTSNKTLPGGLVIRDFVSTVSNDGKYSLLVENHSMHSVCLPRTGIFENESKVRILYEKRMGAEVEADGLGDEWKGYVFRVAGGNDKQGFAMKQGILTIGRVRLLFSKEHSCFRERRTGERRRKSVRGCIVDANLSVLAVVVFKKGEQEIPGLTDVTVPKRLGPKRASKIRKLFNLAKEDDVRHYVIKRPLPKKKGKIDGVSIVPMRRKNSILVVLA, from the coding sequence ATGGATCTTGCAGGGATTCTTGTTCCTGTTTTTGCTATGATTTTCAGCAATGAGCAATCAGCACAGCAATCAGTAATGGTAATTGAGGCGAAGATGAAGATATCATTTCCTTACGTCTCTCCTAAAGCGACAGTTGTTTTTACGTCTAATAAAACACTACCAGGTGGTCTAGTAATAAGAGATTTCGTTAGCACCGTTTCGAACGATGGAAAATATAGTTTATTAGTAGAAAATCATTCAATGCATTCTGTTTGTTTACCAAGAACAgggatttttgaaaatgaaagtaaAGTTCGAATCTTGTACGAGAAGCGTATGGGTGCCGAAGTTGAGGCTGATGGTCTTGGAGATGAGTGGAAGGGATATGTATTCAGAGTTGCTGGTGGCAACGACAAACAAGGATTCGCCATGAAGCAGGGTATCCTCACCATAGGTCGTGTGCGACTTTTGTTCTCCAAAGAGCATTCCTGCTTCCGTGAGAGACGTACTGGTGAAAGGAGGCGTAAGTCAGTCAGGGGATGCATCGTTGATGCTAACTTGTCTGTCTTGGCAGTTGTTGTTTTCAAGAAGGGTGAACAGGAAATCCCCGGCTTGACCGATGTTACTGTGCCTAAGCGATTGGGTCCCAAGCGTGCTTCTAAGATCCGCAAACTCTTCAACCTTGCCAAGGAAGATGACGTTAGGCATTACGTTATCAAGCGGCCATTGcccaagaaaaaaggaaaaatagacgGAGTATCAATTGTCCCGATGAGGAGGAAGAATTCGATACTGGTCGTCCTGGCATAG